A single window of Vicia villosa cultivar HV-30 ecotype Madison, WI unplaced genomic scaffold, Vvil1.0 ctg.002503F_1_1, whole genome shotgun sequence DNA harbors:
- the LOC131639018 gene encoding uncharacterized protein LOC131639018, with protein MDIPTDTVKERTRHTRAYKIPDIDVSGLIGLSSRLKGEVLRDFNHDYGNLLSILNTSFDPMALITLFQFYDPQLRCFTFQDYQLVPTLEEFSYILNIRVTDDVPFIRVLEVVRFEKIAEALHMGIKEVERNWKSSGGVSGFYLCFLISRAEDAAKKEQWVNFSRLLAIMIYGIVLFPSRENFVSLAAICVFMNKNPVPTLLAYAYFSIHSRSKKGGYVVGSCLPLLYQWFMLHLPVRGPFVLKKCSLKWSDRIVNLTSYDIRWNYCVGKIWNIITSCGQYHNVPLMGTRGCISYNHTLAYRQLGYAMERAQNDVEAFESVYFADGKDPLELEKISYAWTKVHRRDQITLS; from the coding sequence ATGGACATTCCCACTGATACCGTCAAAGAACGTACGAGGCATACCAGAGCTTATAAGATTCCAGATATTGATGTTTCGGGGTTGATAGGTTTGAGTTCTCGGTTGAAAGGGGAGGTTCTCCGTGACTTCAATCATGATTATGGCAATTTGCTCTCCATCCTCAATACATCTTTCGATCCAATGGCTTTGATCACCCtgtttcagttctatgatccacaGTTGAGGTGTTTTACATTTCAGGACTATCAACTAGTGCCAACACTCGAGGAGTTTTCTTACATACTCAACATCCGAGTCACTGATGATGTACCTTTCATTCGAGTTCTCGAGGTTGTGAGATTTGAAAAAATAGCTGAAGCTCTTCACATGGGTATAAAGGAGGTGGAAAGAAATTGGAAGTCATCGGGCGGTGTTTCTGGTTTCTATCTTTGCTTTTTGATTAGTAGGGCTGAGGATGCGGCTAAGAAGGAGCAGTGGGTTAATTTTAGTCGTTTGCTTGCTATCATGATTTATGGTATTGTCTTATTCCCTTCAAGAGAGAACTTTGTGAGTTTGGCGGCGATTTGTGTCTTTATGAACAAAAACCCCGTGCCAACGTTACTTGCATATGCTTATTTTTCGATCCATTCGAGAAGTAAGAAGGGTGGATATGTTGTTGGCTCTTGTCTTCCATTGTTGTATCAGTGGTTCATGTTGCATTTGCCGGTGAGAGGACCTTTTGTGCTCAAGAAGTGTTCTCTTAAGTGGTCAGATAGGATTGTTAACCTCACATCTTATGACATCAGGTGGAACTATTGTGTGGGGAAGATTTGGAACATCATCACTAGTTGCGGTCAATATCACAACGTTCCTCTCATGGGAACCAGAGGTTGTATTAGTTATAATCACACGCTCGCCTATCGTCAATTGGGATATGCAATGGAAAGGGCTcagaatgatgtagaagcgtttgAATCAGTGTACTTTGCTGATGGTAAAGATCCTCTGGAGCTAGAGAAGATATCGTATGCTTGGACTAAAGTCCATAGAAGGGATCAGATTACTTTGAGCTAG